A DNA window from Ranitomeya imitator isolate aRanImi1 chromosome 2, aRanImi1.pri, whole genome shotgun sequence contains the following coding sequences:
- the LOC138662800 gene encoding uncharacterized protein — protein MVSQRAHDDPLDIDLMVASIQERGPLWDSRDPRHADQGVLRRLWIEVAKSLWDGFDSASPVGKDKFLKQLKTRWRSMKDRFKRGLKKEGQTRSGAAASRTSIYKYNRILQFLRPVLESRETHSSTREPVRPSGAVLRESPSDPSQPSHSESRSAPPQSGEPAAGPSDVPLAEASVAPSFGSSRQRQRASDRAVLPEFLHLSTVFQNCFKALGDRMDTALSNIDRRLETMESELSRPAKHFF, from the exons ATG gtttcacaacgggcccatgatgacccactggacatAGACCTCATGGTTGCATCCATTCAggagcgaggcccgttgtgggacagccgtgacccccggcacgcggaccagggtgtgttgcgccgtttgtggattgaggtggcaaaatcgctgtgggatggcttcgacagcgcttcccccgtgggcaaagataaatttc TTaagcaattgaagaccagatggcgctccatgaaggaccgtttcaagaggggcctgaaaaaggagggacagactcgtagtggtgctgcagcttcaaggacctcaatcTACAAATACAATCGTATTTTGCAattcctgcgaccggtccttgaaagccgaga aacacacagcagcacccgcgagcctgtccgaccctctggagcggtccttcgtgaatcgccatctgacccctcacagccatcccacagcgagagcaggtctgcaccaccacaatctggcgaaccggcagccggtccatcagatgttcccctggccgaggcctctgtcgctccttccttcgggtcttcccgacagcgtcagcgggcctcggacagggcggtcctgcccgaatttttacatttgagcacggtcttccagaattgtttcaaggcgctgggcgatagaatggacacagctctgtccaatatcgaccggcgtcttgaaacaatggaatcggagctctcgaggccggccaaacattttttttag